The following proteins come from a genomic window of Mycobacterium sp. DL:
- a CDS encoding DegV family protein has translation MSVVVVSDSSSRLQPEELKRWNIREVPLHVLVDGMDLRDGIDEIPYDIHDRPKVTTAGATPAELVDTYRQALLDSDGDGVVAVHLSAALSSTYSAAVTAAREFGPSVRVVNSRSAAMGVGFVALAAARCAADGGDIEAVEAAARSAMSRAHVFLVVHRLDNLRRSGRIRTAASWLGTALSLKPLLCLDVDGRLVLDQRIRTVTKAHAAMVDRVVEVVGENAADVVVHHVDNHDAADSLGAALTQRLPQLSSLTVADMGPVLSVHVGGGAVGVAVVVAPS, from the coding sequence ATGTCCGTGGTGGTGGTCAGCGACTCGTCTTCGCGTTTGCAGCCCGAGGAGCTCAAGCGGTGGAACATCCGCGAGGTGCCGTTGCATGTGTTGGTCGACGGCATGGATCTGCGCGACGGCATCGATGAGATCCCGTACGACATCCACGACCGGCCCAAGGTGACGACCGCCGGTGCGACGCCTGCCGAACTGGTCGACACCTACCGCCAAGCCCTGCTCGACAGTGATGGTGACGGCGTGGTGGCGGTGCATCTGTCGGCGGCGTTGTCGAGCACCTACAGCGCGGCGGTGACGGCGGCGCGTGAGTTCGGCCCGTCGGTGCGGGTCGTCAACTCGCGGTCGGCGGCGATGGGTGTCGGATTCGTCGCGTTGGCCGCAGCTCGGTGTGCCGCCGACGGTGGCGACATCGAGGCTGTCGAAGCCGCGGCACGCTCCGCCATGAGCCGGGCTCATGTGTTCCTTGTCGTGCACCGCCTGGACAACCTGAGGCGCAGCGGTCGCATCCGTACCGCCGCGTCCTGGCTGGGTACTGCGTTGTCCCTAAAACCCCTGCTGTGTCTCGACGTCGACGGGCGACTGGTGCTCGACCAACGGATCCGCACCGTCACCAAGGCCCATGCAGCCATGGTGGATCGGGTAGTCGAGGTGGTGGGGGAGAACGCCGCCGACGTCGTGGTGCACCATGTGGACAACCATGACGCCGCAGACTCGCTGGGTGCCGCGCTGACACAACGACTTCCGCAGTTGTCGTCGCTCACCGTCGCCGACATGGGACCGGTCCTGTCCGTGCACGTGGGTGGCGGCGCGGTCGGAGTTGCGGTCGTGGTGGCCCCGTCTTAG
- a CDS encoding DUF222 domain-containing protein: protein MFDTRLAEASELAGLSDAELIDTARGWARAENAACARKLAVMAEIFTRRTGLPAGDRELWWLDPEAAVAAELAAAQNITHGLALHQTHRGVALRDRLPKVAALFDAGLVSEMLVRAIVWRTYLIGDQAAMAAVDADLAAEITSWGALSIKKTERAIDALVERHDPGALRRSQESASNRNVQFGSPADAPGLTSLWARLHSADAAIGEKNVQDMAYSVCDRDPRDAEERRADSLSALLARTTLACRCGDPDCEAADRPTPTRNTIVYVLTDPAAPTNGSDDSRGGGDSGGGDGPDGGDGDGDDGDDGDDGDAEEPAEPPDPDATTSHDTRPPGASAPAPPATPSAAPTGPASAAGCPAVAGFVFGAGIVPAPLLTPLLDGALIRPITHPGHTGPENRYTPSRALAEFIRCRDLTCRFPGCDKPATDTDIDHTVPYPVGPTHASNLKCLCRFHHLLKTFWTGPNGWHDRQYPDGTITWTSPTGHTYTTRPAGAALFPALSPPTATLWNSDPPQAPTNPDTRATKMPRRRHTRAANRAHAITTERKLNDDLVTEHNKPPPF from the coding sequence ATGTTCGATACCAGGTTGGCGGAGGCCTCCGAGCTCGCCGGGCTCAGCGACGCCGAGCTGATCGACACCGCCCGCGGGTGGGCGCGGGCGGAGAACGCCGCGTGCGCGCGCAAGTTGGCGGTGATGGCCGAGATCTTCACCCGCCGCACCGGGCTACCCGCCGGCGACCGCGAGCTGTGGTGGCTCGACCCCGAGGCCGCAGTGGCCGCCGAGCTGGCCGCCGCGCAGAACATCACCCACGGTTTGGCGTTGCACCAAACCCACCGCGGGGTCGCGCTGCGCGACCGGCTGCCGAAGGTCGCGGCGCTGTTCGACGCCGGGTTGGTCAGCGAAATGCTGGTCCGCGCCATCGTCTGGCGCACCTACCTGATCGGTGACCAGGCGGCGATGGCCGCCGTCGACGCCGACCTGGCCGCCGAGATCACCTCCTGGGGGGCGCTGTCGATCAAGAAGACCGAACGCGCCATCGACGCTCTGGTCGAACGCCACGACCCCGGCGCGTTGCGGCGCTCCCAGGAATCGGCGAGCAACCGCAACGTGCAATTCGGCTCGCCCGCCGACGCGCCCGGACTGACCAGCCTGTGGGCCCGGCTGCACAGCGCTGATGCCGCGATCGGTGAGAAGAACGTCCAGGACATGGCCTACAGCGTGTGCGACCGCGACCCCCGCGACGCTGAGGAACGCCGCGCCGACTCCCTGAGCGCGCTGCTGGCCCGAACCACCCTGGCCTGTCGATGCGGCGACCCCGACTGCGAGGCCGCCGACCGTCCGACCCCCACCCGCAACACCATCGTCTACGTCCTCACCGACCCCGCCGCCCCGACCAACGGGAGCGACGACAGCCGCGGCGGCGGCGACAGCGGCGGAGGGGACGGGCCTGACGGCGGCGACGGCGACGGCGACGACGGCGACGACGGCGACGACGGCGATGCTGAGGAGCCGGCCGAGCCGCCCGATCCGGACGCAACAACCTCGCACGACACCAGACCACCCGGCGCCTCAGCACCCGCCCCACCGGCGACACCGTCTGCTGCTCCCACAGGGCCTGCGTCCGCAGCGGGCTGTCCGGCAGTGGCGGGGTTCGTGTTCGGCGCCGGGATCGTGCCCGCACCGCTGCTGACCCCGCTCCTGGACGGCGCCCTCATCCGCCCCATCACTCACCCCGGCCACACCGGCCCCGAGAACCGCTACACCCCCTCACGCGCGCTCGCCGAGTTCATCCGCTGCCGCGACCTGACATGCCGCTTCCCCGGCTGCGACAAACCCGCCACCGACACCGACATCGACCACACCGTGCCCTACCCGGTCGGTCCCACCCACGCCTCAAACCTGAAGTGCCTGTGCCGTTTTCACCACTTACTGAAAACTTTCTGGACCGGACCCAACGGCTGGCACGACCGCCAGTACCCCGACGGAACCATCACCTGGACCAGCCCCACCGGCCACACCTACACCACCCGACCCGCCGGCGCGGCACTATTCCCCGCCCTGAGCCCACCCACCGCCACCCTGTGGAACAGCGACCCACCCCAAGCCCCCACCAACCCCGACACCCGCGCCACCAAAATGCCCCGCCGCCGACACACCCGCGCCGCAAACCGCGCCCACGCCATCACCACCGAACGAAAACTCAACGACGACCTCGTCACCGAACACAACAAACCACCACCCTTCTGA